One Chitinispirillum alkaliphilum genomic region harbors:
- a CDS encoding glutamine synthetase family protein → MSRICDIVSRICDIVSRICDTMSRICDIMSVICDIMSVICDIMSVICDIMSVICDIMSVICDIMSVICDIMSVICDIVSVICDIMSVICDIMSVICDIMSVICDIMSVICDIMSVICDIMSVICDIMSVICDIVSVIYDIVSVICDIVAVICDIVSGGSVFWGFYR, encoded by the coding sequence GTGTCGCGTATTTGTGACATCGTGTCGCGTATTTGTGACATCGTGTCGCGTATTTGTGACACCATGTCGCGTATTTGTGACATCATGTCGGTTATTTGTGACATCATGTCGGTTATTTGTGACATCATGTCGGTTATTTGTGACATCATGTCGGTTATTTGTGACATCATGTCGGTTATTTGTGACATCATGTCGGTTATTTGTGACATCATGTCGGTTATTTGTGACATCGTGTCGGTTATTTGTGACATCATGTCGGTTATTTGTGACATCATGTCGGTTATTTGTGACATCATGTCGGTTATTTGTGACATCATGTCGGTTATTTGTGACATCATGTCGGTTATTTGTGACATCATGTCGGTTATTTGTGACATCATGTCGGTTATTTGTGACATCGTGTCGGTTATTTATGACATCGTGTCGGTTATTTGTGACATCGTGGCGGTTATTTGTGACATCGTGTCG